The Leptospira bouyouniensis genome has a window encoding:
- a CDS encoding YdcF family protein: protein MIVENQKKITEEDLEFANSIWKFLYIQENIQKSDLIFVLCSHDLRVAQYAIDLYKKGFANYILFSGGLNFFTKHIFPKSEAESFAELALSQNIPQEKIIIENESSNTGENIQFTKQLLNSLNLKFNKIIAIQKPSMTLRIKLALDKQWNEGFFYISSPSYSISDAPHSHINLFMIINEIVGDLQRIIEYPKFGFQSETIIPDYITKAYNSLIEKGYNLHLFQ, encoded by the coding sequence ATGATTGTAGAAAATCAAAAAAAAATAACTGAAGAAGATTTAGAATTTGCTAATTCCATTTGGAAATTCCTTTATATTCAGGAAAATATCCAAAAGTCAGATCTTATTTTTGTTTTGTGTAGTCATGATCTAAGAGTTGCACAATATGCTATTGATCTCTACAAAAAAGGTTTTGCTAATTATATTCTGTTTTCAGGAGGCTTAAATTTTTTCACAAAACATATTTTCCCTAAATCAGAAGCTGAATCCTTTGCGGAATTGGCATTATCTCAAAATATTCCACAAGAAAAAATAATTATAGAAAATGAATCTAGCAACACAGGCGAAAACATTCAATTCACTAAACAACTTCTTAATTCTTTGAATCTTAAATTTAATAAAATCATAGCTATTCAAAAACCTTCAATGACTTTAAGAATTAAATTAGCATTGGATAAACAATGGAATGAAGGATTTTTTTATATTTCTTCACCAAGCTATTCTATATCTGATGCTCCGCATTCTCATATTAATCTTTTTATGATTATCAATGAAATTGTCGGTGACCTACAAAGGATTATAGAATATCCTAAATTTGGTTTCCAATCAGAAACAATTATTCCTGATTATATTACTAAAGCTTATAATTCCCTTATTGAAAAGGGTTATAATTTACATCTTTTTCAATGA